The following proteins are encoded in a genomic region of Ictalurus punctatus breed USDA103 chromosome 15, Coco_2.0, whole genome shotgun sequence:
- the ncoa6 gene encoding nuclear receptor coactivator 6 isoform X2: MAQLPGPPEITWCRGSPGGAPSTEDDSGLEDGDDVCCNHGNGGLLKDHATIFVAFKGNLDDEDFQRKLDTVLNGMPQVLSLGPERLAPQRVEPWNSVRVTFNIPREAAERLRLLAQNNQQQLRDLGILSVQIEGEGPINVAGGQNRGQEVRVNGPIGAPGQMRMDVGFPMQQGPAGMRMNNPSMVPSGPGMASQGMVPGSSGQMHPRVPRPATQSDSMDPMMSGLALQQQQQLQHPQAPHGPPTPMGPQGHHIQGMQANRQLNPATLQQLQQQQHQQQQAQLAHLGGARGPFNPSNQMPVPPGWNQLPSGVLQPPPAQGSMPPNWRKPSPQGQIGPRPPSLASVQTPNHPPPPYPFGSQQAGQVFNAMAQQQTAGANQFAAPQPKGPQGVVGVVGPRAPPPLPPVSASQSSLAAKSPGSSSSPFQQGSPGTPPMIGQGQGQLGPRPTTPQGFPQGVGSPGRAVLGQQGNVQPGFMGMPQHGQVPQGGMGGMPKRMPMGFSNVSQNFVQGQVTASVAGTPTGGTLQLQTGQNMAHAGPQPSVSTPNHMQPNSLQPGGIGHHGGMAPQPPSTSSGGMGQPQSGLQTQMMGMQSQIQNQPVASSQGQMVQGQAGSQTVLSRPMNQGQRGMTPPKQLLPPQGQGMMQNQAQLGGGQGHQALLMQQQQQQQQQQQQQQQQQQQQQPPPQQQHQHQQQASQQQNAMMEQMVANQMQGNKQGFGPKGQPAVMPGQMMRGPSPNLQGNMVQFQSQQQMTAQQQQQMAQLQQQQQQQLQQQQLQQQQQLQLQHQQPQQQQLQQQQLQQQQLQQQMAQQSQQIPVNGNSNQPLGMHGPQMRLPGHLVQQQLQQQQLQQKQQHMMQQLQQQQLQQQQQQQQQQQQLQQQQLQQQQLQQQQAGQQHPHQLGDGTGSTGDMSQQQMLPDMQMQQQQGMMGGPQHMQVGNGHFPGHGMPFNPQFAGQMPIGGQTAGFPVNKDVTLTSPLLVNLLQSDISASQFGPGGKQGAGGVGVNQAKPKKKKPPRKKKPKAGEGQQSVEGLGGLDSVPQGLDDAELQGLGSDQGAGTDSSSSKLPEFANRPGFSGQSGDQRILQQMPMPFMAQQQQQMQQMQQQQQLQQQMHQQQQEQQQQQQQQQQQQQIQQQQQMQKQQMHMQISGQPGTPQGSQQGQHQIHPHHLQQAPQHLQQQHMMMMLKMQEQASKNRLPLQQSGHPQRTLVNPSDPAQRMPVSQQGNMPVTINLQVHGSVQPSPEKARVMQPVVNSQLTAAARRMPHPDIVQGTPGMAPEEASGTPNLQDRASIEMSSQAGNAGQQNVNQGPNSHLLKSVPSSVPQQPGASPQHQPQQAQMAGSHNLHFTSAPSTSQSSRPKTPNRASPRPYLHSVTPTNRPPSTEPSEINLSPERLNASIAGLFPPKINIPLPPRPNMTRGFDQQGLNPTTLKAIGQAPPSLASLNNNTSGNNGVQQGFTQASNANSTGPKQEKQTVGGQTKRASPSNSRRSSPASNRKAATPSPGRQKWTKNPLTSIPQQQQMMGSQTVMASSSSSVLPSPTASVSSVGTLDSQQNLNPLQALPSNSDAMRESQGQTPQLDLRQTSQVERDQSALRMANQRMPSQEQKIQEPNMPPEQHSQEMHQPQNPPLQEHGSAVSASFRDAPTSLNQLLDNTGPLSTKSPKATPPVGGDRALVEQESQRNPSTPQISDSGLPLPTSEHEQKPKIGSMASPNVIQTSSSSFQTSSGLSSVSPSSALFTSSASNTIPSISPSPGTKTITSMSQTVLHRPTSSGSTQPNQITVFVTSSPISSAATTASAVPPAIVSTVLAVPTKSIRPSEMHPSAPTQNCPRQFITGPVIFHVPPVSVPSSTNVVPQPVTMVGPIQVSANIQFTHATVSGTASTLSAPMATNSPVVSIATTQPGRAMIGQIQVQVPASQASPLNAVQTPQQESTSDAPGSKISPLGQSLSLQPSASPGVPPSVQQSLASSSACSSPGTTSVARRSPLSQPATTIVKSSPIQNILSKTSTPHSGDTHQTQQQTTTQSGKPIDTVPSQAQTQMVTNTTLCNPLPPPTAVSSAAPSHQPSALVPTVSSSATMQIPPPVSSSAPTQTPSVITPSSAMVPPASSASSSPPVTSMSAPSVPPPASVPPVTSAPPTGPTAGSSPLLPAVEPQPSTVIETSLPEPAKTTVPAANTQSLQAQPAQEQQRTGEAAPPVAEQGEARSHTEKAKGPSRRSSRAEKDTEEEVPDNGQRKRAVRPGSVASNPGKAAESNTGASPTQAKRRKSK, from the exons ATGGCGCAGCTTCCCGGCCCACCTGAGATCACCTGGTGTAGAGGATCTCCCGGGGGCGCTCCGAGCACAGAGGACGACTCCGGTTTGGAGGACGGAGATGACGTGTGCTGTAATCATGGAAACGGTGGCCTCCTCAAGGATCACGCCACTATCTTCGTCGCTTTCAAGGGAAACCTCGACGACGAAGACTTTCAGCGGAAGCTCGACACCGTCTTGAATGGGATGCCCCAGGTGCTCTCGTTGG GTCCTGAGAGGCTGGCGCCCCAGCGCGTGGAGCCCTGGAACAGCGTGCGAGTCACGTTTAATATCCCCAGAGAAGCTGCCGAACGCCTCCGCCTCCTCGCTCAAAACAACCAGCAGCAGCTCCGGGACCTGGGGATCCTATCAGTGCAAATAGAAG GTGAAGGACCCATCAATGTTGCAGGTGGGCAAAACCGAGGGCAGGAAGTCCGAGTGAACGGACCTATCGGGGCACCGGGTCAGATGAGGATGGATGTTGGGTTTCCTATGCAACAAGGCCCTG CTGGAATGCGGATGAACAATCCCTCAATGGTGCCCTCTGGTCCTGGCATGGCTTCACAGGGTATGGTTCCTGGCAGTAGTGGACAGATGCACCCGAGGGTACCAAGGCCAGCAACACAGTCAG ATTCAATGGATCCCATGATGTCTGGACTTGCtttgcagcagcagcaacaactcCAACACCCGCAGGCACCACATGGTCCACCCACCCCTATGGGCCCACAGGGACATCACATACAGGGCATGCAAGCAAACCGGCAGCTCAATCCGGCAACCCTACAGCaactacaacagcagcagcatcaaCAACAGCAGGCTCAGTTAGCACATTTAGGCGGTGCTCGTGGCCCATTCAACCCTTCAAACCAGATGCCGGTCCCTCCTGGTTGGAACCAGTTACCTTCTGGTGTTCTCCAGCCCCCACCTGCTCAGGGGTCTATGCCTCCAAATTGGAGAAAACCTTCTCCGCAAGGTCAAATAGGACCACGTCCTCCTTCTTTGGCATCTGTGCAAACACCAAACCATCCTCCACCACCGTATCCCTTCGGCAGCCAGCAGGCTGGGCAGGTTTTTAATGCCATGGCACAGCAGCAAACAGCAGGGGCAAACCAGTTTGCAGCCCCTCAGCCCAAAGGTCCCCAAGGAGTTGTGGGCGTTGTTGGCCCAAGGGCGCCTCCTCCTTTGCCTCCTGTGTCTGCTTCACAGAGCAGCCTTGCTGCCAAGTCCCCTGGATCCTCATCTTCACCATTTCAACAGGGTTCACCTGGAACCCCACCTATGATTGGACAAGGTCAAGGTCAGCTAGGTCCACGTCCGACAACTCCCCAGGGGTTCCCGCAGGGAGTTGGATCCCCAGGCAGGGCTGTATTAGGGCAGCAGGGTAATGTTCAGCCAGGCTTTATGGGAATGCCTCAGCATGGCCAGGTTCCCCAAGGAGGAATGGGAG GTATGCCAAAACGAATGCCAATGGGTTTCTCGAATGTAAGTCAGAACTTTGTGCAAGGACAAGTTACCGCAAGTGTGGCAGGAACCCCCACAGGCGGTACCCTTCAGCTTCAAACTGGGCAAAACATGGCTCATGCAG GTCCGCAACCTTCAGTctcaacaccaaaccacatgcAACCCAATTCACTACAACCTGGTGGAATTGGCCATCATGGTGGAATGGCTCCTCAGCCTCCATCCACCTCCAGTGGTGGTATGGGACAACCTCAGTCAGGTCTACAGACCCAGATGATGGGCATGCAGTCCCAGATTCAAAATCAGCCTGTTGCCTCCTCTCAAGGTCAAATGGTGCAAGGCCAGGCAGGAAGTCAGACTGTCCTGTCTCGGCCCATGAATCAAGGACAGCGAGGGATGACCCCTCCTAAACAATTATTGCCTCCACAGGGACAAGGGATGATGCAGAACCAGGCCCAGcttggtggtggacaggggcACCAAGCATTATTgatgcaacaacaacagcagcaacaacaacagcagcagcagcaacaacaacaacagcagcagcagcagccaccGCCACAGCAACAGCACCAACATCAGCAACAAGCATCACAACAGCAAAATGCTATGATGGAACAGATGGTAGCCAACCAAATGCAAGGTAACAAGCAGGGTTTTGGGCCCAAAGGTCAGCCAGCTGTTATGCCAGGTCAGATGATGCGAGGCCCATCACCTAATTTGCAGGGCAACATGGTGCAGTTTCAGTCGCAACAACAAATGACTGCgcagcaacaacagcaaatGGCTCAGttgcaacaacaacagcagcagcaattACAGCAACAGCAgttgcagcagcagcaacagctgCAACTGCAACATCAACAGCCACAACAACAGCAATTACAGCAGCAACAGCTTCAGCAGCAACAGCTTCAACAGCAAATGGCACAACAATCCCAGCAGATCCCTGTAAATGGTAACTCCAACCAACCCTTAGGGATGCATGGCCCTCAGATGCGACTTCCAGGACATTTGGTCCAGCAACAGCTCCAACAGCAGCAGCTTCAGCAAAAACAGCAACACATGATGCAAcagctacaacagcagcagctacagcaacagcagcagcaacagcagcagcaacagcagcttcagcagcagcagctacaGCAGCAACAGCTTCAGCAGCAGCAGGCTGGCCAACAACACCCACATCAGCTAGGAGATGGCACTGGAAGCACTGGCGATATGAGCCAACAACAGATGCTTCCTGACATGCAAATGCAGCAGCAACAGGGTATGATGGGAGGTCCTCAACACATGCAGGTGGGCAATGGACATTTTCCTGGTCATGGCATGCCTTTCAATCCTCAGTTTGCTGGCCAGATGCCCATTGGTGGACAAACAGCTGGATTTCCAGTGAATAAGGATGTGACACTGACTAGTCCCTTATTAGTGAACCTACTTCAGAGTGACATTTCTGCCAGCCAGTTTGGGCCGGGTGGAAAACAGGGAGCTGGTGGGGTTGGGGTTAACCAGGCCAAaccaaaaaagaagaaaccaccTCGTAAGAAGAAACCCAAAGCAGGCGAGGGGCAGCAATCTGTTGAAGGCCTTGg GGGTTTGGATTCAGTTCCACAAGGGTTGGATGATGCAGAGTTGCAAGGGCTAGGTAGTGATCAAGGAGCTGGCACTGATTCTTCCAGCTCAAAGCTCCCTGAATTTGCTAACCGGCCAG GCTTTTCTGGACAATCAGGAGATCAAAGAATTTTGCAGCAAATGCCAATGCCGTTCATGGctcagcagcaacagcagatgCAGCaaatgcagcagcagcagcagttacaacaacaaatgcatcagcagcagcaagaacaacaacaacaacaacagcagcagcagcagcagcagcaaatacagcagcagcaacaaatGCAAAAGCAACAGATGCATATGCAGATTTCAGGTCAACCTGGAACACCACAAGGGTCACAACAAGGACAGCATCAAATCCATCCACATCACTTACAGCAGGCACCACAGCACTTGCAGCAACAacacatgatgatgatgcttAAAATGCAGGAACAAGCATCGAAGAATCGACTCCCGCTTCAACAAAGTGGCCATCCCCAAAGAACTCTTGTTAATCCCAGTGATCCTGCACAGAGAATGCCTGTATCCCAACAAGGGAACATGCCTGTAACGATCAATTTACAAGTGCATGGCAGTGTCCAACCCTCTCCAGAAAAAGCCAGAGTCATGCAGCCTGTGGTAAACTCGCAGTTGACTGCTGCAGCTAGAAGAATGCCCCATCCAGACATTGTGCAGGGAACCCCAGGAATGGCACCAGAGGAAGCATCAGGCACCCCTAACTTGCAGGACAGGGCATCAATTGAAATGTCATCTCAAGCTGGGAATGCCGGTCAACAAAATGTCAACCAAGGTCCTAATTCTCATCTGTTGAAGTCTGTGCCTTCATCGGTCCCTCAGCAACCAGGAGCCAGTCCCCAGCATCAGCCCCAGCAAGCACAGATGGCCGGCTCTCACAATCTTCATTTTACCAGTGCTCCTTCGACTTCCCAAAGTTCCCGCCCTAAGACGCCAAACCGTGCCAGTCCTAGACCATATCTCCATTCCGTAACCCCCACTAACCGTCCACCCAGCACCGAGCCTTCAGAGATAAATCTCTCTCCTGAGAGACTGAATGCATCGATTGCTGGTCTTTTCCCCCCAAAGATTAACATCCCTCTACCACCCCGACCTAACATGACTCGAGGTTTTGATCAACAAGGTCTAAACCCTACCACTTTGAAAGCCATTGGACAGGCTCCACCAAGTCTAGCATCTCTTAACAATAACACTAGTGGCAATAATGGTGTTCAACAGGGTTTTACACAAGCTAGTAATGCTAACAGTACAGGTCCAAAGCAAGAGAAACAGACAGTTGGAGGGCAAACAAAACGAGCAAGTCCGAGTAACAGTCGAAGATCTAGTCCTGCCTCAAATAGAAAAGCAGCCACTCCCAGCCCAGGAAGGCAAAAATGGACTAAGAACCCCCTAACCTCCATACCACAGCAGCAACAAATGATGGGTTCCCAAACTGTAATGGccagttcttcttcttcagtccTCCCAAGTCCCACTGCATCTGTATCATCAGTAGGAACTCTAGATTCCCAGCAAAATCTAAACCCCCTGCAAGCACTCCCTAGTAACTCTGATGCAATGAGAGAGAGCCAGGGGCAGACACCACAGCTAGACCTGCGTCAAACTTCACAAGTGGAAAGAGATCAGTCTGCTCTTAGAATGGCAAATCAACGCATGCCATCCCAGGAGCAAAAAATTCAAGAGCCTAATATGCCACCTGAGCAACATTCACAGGAGATGCATCAACCTCAGAATCCACCATTGCAAGAACATGGTTCTGCTGTTTCAGCTTCTTTTAGAGATGCCCCAACATCCCTCAATCAGTTACTAGATAACACAGGCCCCTTGTCCACAAAGTCACCCAAGGCTACTCCTCCAGTGGGTGGAGATCGAGCTTTGGTGGAACAAGAGAGCCAACGTAACCCCAGTACCCCACAGATCAGTGATAGTGGGCTACCTTTGCCCACTAGTGAACATGAACAAAAACCCAAGATTGGTTCAATGGCTAGCCCAAATGTGATCCAGACTAGCAGTTCAAGTTTTCAGACATCCTCTGGTTTATCCAGTGTTAGCCCAAGTTCAGCTTTGTTTACTAGCTCTGCTTCGAATACTATCCCTTCCATTAGTCCAAGTCCTGGCACTAAAACTATTACAAGCATGTCCCAAACAGTCTTGCATAGACCCACATCATCAGGGTCCACTCAGCCAAATCAAATAACAGTTTTTGTGACCTCCAGTCCCATTAGTTCTGCTGCTACCACAGCATCCGCAGTGCCTCCAGCTATTGTCTCAACTGTGCTTGCAGTACCAACTAAGAGCATAAGACCTTCAGAAATGCACCCGTCTGCTCCTACTCAGAATTGTCCTCGACAGTTTATCACAGGACCTGTCATTTTCCATGTCCCACCTGTCTCTGTACCATCAAGCACGAATGTGGTTCCTCAGCCTGTCACTATGGTTGGGCCCATACAAGTATCTGCCAATATTCAGTTCACTCATGCTACAGTTTCTGGTACAGCTTCTACTCTGTCTGCCCCTATGGCAACAAATTCCCCCGTTGTAAGCATAGCCACAACTCAGCCAGGTCGTGCCATGATTGGGCAAATCCAAGTGCAGGTGCCTGCAAGTCAGGCATCCCCTCTAAACGCAGTCCAAACTCCTCAACAAGAGAGCACTTCTGACGCCCCGGGCTCAAAAATAAGTCCTTTAGGACAATCGTTGTCCTTACAACCTAGTGCATCTCCTGGTGTTCCCCCATCTGTTCAACAATCTCTGGCATCTTCATCTGCCTGTTCCAGCCCAGGGACTACTTCTGTTGCTCGGAGGAGTCCCCTCTCACAACCAGCAACAACTATTGTCAAGAGCAGTCCAATCCAAAATATTTTGAGCAAGACTTCCACCCCACACAGTGGTGACACCCATCAGACGCAACAGCAGACTACAACCCAGTCGGGAAAACCTATAGACACTGTACCATCTCAAGCCCAAACTCAAATGGTTACAAATACAACACTTTGTAATCCACTTCCTCCACCCACAGCAGTCTCATCTGCGGCACCTTCACACCAGCCATCAGCACTAGTACCTACAGTTTCGTCTTCTGCGACCATGCAGATTCCTCCACCAGTTTCCTCTTCCGCCCCTACACAAACTCCTTCAGTGATCACTCCCAGCTCCGCCATGGTACCTCCTGCCAGTTCTGCTTCCAGTTCCCCACCAGTCACT